The Paenibacillus swuensis genome contains the following window.
GTGATCCAGGTGAAGCGCGATCGGCAATCCGGATTTCTTAGCAGCCGCCTGAGCGATTGCTACGGTAAATTCCATACCCATATATTTCAGTGCGCCTTCGCTGACACCATAAATAAAAGGGGAATTCTCTTTCATTGCGGCTTCAACGATCGCTTGCGCAAATTCTAAGTTGTTCATGTTGAATTGACCCACCGCAAACTTGTTCTCTTTCGCTTTCGGTAAAAACTCGTTCATGGAAACCAATGGCATGTCTTTCTTTCCTCCTGTATCCTTCAATTGTTTCTACTGTAGTTTGTTCAGCGTTATTATAACATATTAACTTCACAAAAAGGAAACAAGCTTAAGCTTGTCCCGTCCTTATGACTATAAAAAAAAGGATCCTGAACTCAGGATCCGAATGCAAATCGGCTTTGATCTTTGCCTAACTGGGTATTCACAGCTTGAATCATTTCATCAATGTCAAACGGCTTGGTGAAATGCATTAACGCGCCCAGCTCCGTGGATTCTTTAATCATATCCAACTCGCCGTAAGCCGTCATCATGATGACCTTGATTTCTTGATTCATCTGCTTGATGTGCTTCAGAATTTCCAGCCCGTCCATGCCCGGGATCTTCATATCCAACAGAACCAAGTCCGGTGATTCCTTCCGCACAATCTCCAAAGCCAGTTTTCCGTTCGAGGCTTGGAATGTGTTATACCCTTCACTGCTGAACACTTCGAGTAGCAGGACACGGATGCCGTTCTGGTCGTCAACAATCAGCACTTTCTTCTTATCCAAAACTATTCCCTCCCGAGAAATGCGAAACGCCGCCCTATCTCAAGGATTCTTTGCTGACTGAAAACTGCACGTTGGGGCTCATTCGCGAATGTAAGATGTAAAGTATGCGTTGCAACACCTTTCGGTATATAATTCGCTCTTGATTTCCAAATTCCTGCTGTTTCTCTCTATATTCCCAAATAAAAATTATTTGTTAAGATTGTAATCAAATGCCGCTTGCACAAACCCTCTGAATAATGGTTGCGGGCGGTTCGGTCTGGACGTGAATTCCGGGTGGAACTGCACCGCCAAGAACCAAGGATGATCCGGAAGCTCAACGATTTCCACAAGGCGTCCATCCGGGGAAGTACCCGAAATTTTAAGCCCTACGCTCTCGATTAACTCACGGTATTCGTTATTAAACTCGTACCGGTGACGGTGTCTCTCGTAAACCAGTTCATCGTCATAGCATTCCATGGCAAGCGAACCTTCGCTAAGTTTGCAAGGATACAGACCAAGGCGCATCGTGCCGCCGAGATTTTCAATATCCTTTTGCTCAGGAAGAAGGTCAATGACAGGGTAGGATGTTGTAGGGTTGATCTCCGAAGAGTTCGCTCCGTCCAGTCCGGCAAGGGAACGCGCATACTCGATTACAGCCACTTGCATGCCCAGGCAGATGCCGAAGAACGGAATTCGCTGCTCGCGGGCATAGCGGATGGCCGACACTTTACCTTCAATACCGCGATCGCCAAAACCGCCGGGAACCAGAATACCTTGTACGCCGCTCAACAACTCGCCCGCATTATGATCGTAGATTTCTTCGGCATTCACCCAACGAATTTTAATTTCGGAGTCACAGTCAATTCCTGCGTGTCCCAAAGATTCTACAATACTCAAATAAGCATCATGCAACGCGACATATTTACCGACAATGGCGATTTCCGTCGTGTGCTTCAACGATTTCACGCGCTCTACCATCGATCTCCATTCGGTCATATCCGGTGCCGGGGTTTCCAGCTTCAAGTGGTTCACAACGATCTCATCCAAGCCTTGTTCTAAGTACATTAAAGGCACATCGTATAACGTATCCGCGTCCAAACCTTCTATAACCGCGCCAGTATCGATGTCGCAGAACAAGCCGATTTTGCGTTTCATGTCATCGGTCAGTTTATGCTCTGTCCGGCATACGATCACATTCGGTTGTATTCCGATGCTGCGCAATTCTTTAACGCTATGTTGAGTCGGCTTGGTTTTCACTTCACCGGCTGCTTTTAAGTATGGAATCAGTGTAACGTGAATGTACATCACATTCTCGCGGCCTACGTCACTCTTAATCTGACGAATGGCTTCGAGGAAAGGCAAGCTCTCGATATCGCCGACCGTACCGCCGATTTCCGTAATGACGACATCGGAACCGGATTCCTTGCCCGCGCGGAACACTCTGTCTTTAATCTCGTTGGTGATATGCGGAATAACCTGTACCGTACCGCCCAGGTATTCACCGCGTCTCTCCTTGGTGATAACTGAAGAGTATACTTTGCCTGTCGTAATATTGCTGTTCTTCGATAAGTTAATATCAATGAAACGCTCGTAGTGACCCAAATCCAAATCCGTCTCCGCCCCGTCATCGGTAACAAACACTTCACCGTGCTGGTAAGGGCTCATCGTTCCCGGGTCCACATTAATGTAGGGGTCAAATTTCTGGATGGTTACTTTCAAGCCTCTGTTCTTCAACAATCTCCCCAGCGATGCGGCCGTGATTCCCTTCCCTAAAGAAGACACAACCCCGCCTGTTACGAAAATATACTTTGCCACTTCATTGTTCCTCCTCTAGAGTTATGGATCTATTTTTTCCTAATTCAAGCGATTCATGAAAAAACATGCAAAATAATTCCTTACCCACAAAATTACACACAAAAAAAAGAAAGCGCACCCGTCGAAACGGGGCACTTTACAGGGTATTTATATAAGAAAATTGTAAATGTAATTTTTTAGCCCGAAGCATAGTTTACCTCGTACTCCGAGTGATGTCAAGAAGAAGCCTTGAGGTCAAGAGAGTCTTGGATTACTTGTCTTCCTCTTCATCTAGATCCGCTTCTTCTTCATCTTCCTCCGCATCGTCTAACTCTTCATCGATTTCGGCGTCAGCATCTTCGTCTTCAATCTCCGCGTCCTCGATGGCTACGTCGTCTTCCGCTTCTTCGACGTCTTCATCTTCACCATAGAGCTCTTCGCCCTCTTCGTCGAAGCTGTCGTCTCCGCTGTATGCGTCTTCCTCTTCAGCGAACATGTCGTCGTCATCCAGATCGTCGTCCTCATCGTTGATGATCCGCGGACGCTTGGCTCCGCCGGTCACGTTGTCGTCACCTTTCTCGACAGGATACCAACGCTTCAAGCCCCACAGGTTGCTGCCTATGCAAGCGAAACGGCCGTCAATATTTATTTCCGTATATATTTGTGCGATGACCTGCATCACTTCTTCTTCGCTCAGACCTTTAATCTTGGAAATCTCCATCATCAGGTCACGATAATAAAAGGGAGTATTCGCCGCTTTCAGTACCTCGAAGGCCAAGTCGACCATAGGCATTTCTTTGGCTTGCTCCGGGTTGATTTTTAACGCGTAAGAGCTGCTCATCCCTGACACATCCTTTCACATTCACAATTAGGCATATTTATTAAACTATCCATTATCTCACTAAGTAAAACCTATTTTATACAAAAAATCAACTTTCGGGACAAAAAAAAAGATGCGAAGGAAAAATCCTTCGCAGGTGACTGTATCCTCTGCTATGGCGAACCCTGTTTCACCATAGCAGATTGCCTAGAAAGAGCATATGCCCTTACTCCATACTATGAGCGCCCGACAGGAATGACACGGTCCGGAGCCTATTTATTCCAATATCAGGCAGTGTCCCCAAGCCGGAATAATGCCCCCCACATAAGATAGGTTAAATTGTTAATTGTACAGGGGGTATTCCCATTGGACCATGTCGGGTTCTGGCATTTGTTGCATGATGAAATCAACGAGAGTCCGATCCAGCAGCCGCGACATATTATTCGCTTCCACAATCCAACGGAATATGCCCGGTGTATCGGACAACTTAAACGGCTTCAGCCCACCCTTGCCAAACTTGTTGAAGTTCAGGACATGAAGCTGATCCATGGCGTGTCCTGCAATCTTCATTCGGTTTCCCACATTATCAAAGCCCATAGCCGGCACCTATATGTTGAAGAGGATGTCGTCGCCAGGGTGCATGAATCGTCTCCGTTGACCTCCTTCAGCAATAAGCGCTTACCTTGGGGCGTGCGTCAGATTAAAGCCCCCGCGGTGTGGAACAAATCCACGGGCAGCCGCATCCGGGTAGCCGTTATTGATACAGGCGTTGATCATCAACACCCGGATCTTCGGCACTGCCTGTCCAAGGGTGTCAACCTGATCCAACGCCGGATGCTGCCCCATGACGATAACGGCCACGGCACCCACATCGCCGGAACCATTGCCGCAGCCGGACAGCAGCACGGCCTGGTCGGTGTCGCGCCGCGGGCAAGCATCCATGCCGTGAAATCATTCGACAAGAACGGCGCCGCGTTCATATCCGATATCATCCTTGGTATCGATTGGTGCGTCCGCAACGGCATCGATATCATCAATATGAGCTTCGGCATGAAAAGCCGCAGCGACTCGCTGCTTCAGGCGGTGCGCGGCGCCTATCAAGCCGGTGTTATCATTGTCGCGTCCTCCGGAAATGAAGGCAAAAAGCTGACCATGGACTATCCGGCCCGCTACCCCCAGACCATTTCCGTCGGCGCGATCGGCAAGGACAACCGCGTCGCTCCTTTCAGCAACCGAAGCAAAAAAATCGATATTTACGCGCCCGGCGAAAAGATCATGTCCACCTGGCTGCGGGGTAAATATCACGAGCTGAGCGGCACCTCCATGGCCACCTCGCATGTCAGCGGTGTCATCGCCTTGCTGCTATCGGCCAAACCGGGGCTCAAGCCTGATGAGATCCGCAAGCTGCTGAAGAAAGGTTCGATCCCGCTTCGCGAAGCGAGAATAAAAGGAACCGGGCGCATTGATGCCGCCCGGCTCTTCCGTGCTATGAGATAGCCGGTTTCGCTCCCGGCTGCTGCGTTAGTGTTGGGTGTTCCGCTCTTCTTCGGTGTCTGTTTCCGCCGTACTATTCGTCATCTGATCCGGCGCGGATACGCCGATCAAGCCAAGAACGTTACGAATCACAACTCGCACGGCATCCAGCAAGGCCAGTCGGGCTTGCGTCTGCTCTTGGTCATCCGTAATCGCCTTGTGCGCTTTGTAATAGCTATGAAGTTGTCCCGCCAATTCGTATACATAACGAACGAGGCGATGAGGCGCAAAACCTTGCGCGGCAACGGCAATCTCTTCAGGCAGCACGGCCATCTTAAGCAGCAAGTCATACTCGGCGTCAGCGGTTAACGCATGCAGATTCACTTCGCTAAGCGGAAGCAATTGAACGCCTTGCTCCTCCGCTTTGCGGAAAATACTGCAAATCCGGGCATGCGCGTATTGCACGTAGAACACCGGATTCTCGTTGGAAGTGGAAATCGCCAAATCCATGTCGAAATCCAGATGAGAATCCATGCTGCGCATCGTGAAGAAGTAGCGGATGGCATCCACGCCGACTTCATCCATAAGATCTTCCATCGTGACGGCTTTCCCCGTCCGCTTGGACATCTTGACTTTCTCGCCGTTCTGGAACAGGCTGACCATTTGCGCGATCAGCACGATGAGTTTATCCGGGTCGTTCCCCAGCGCCGACATCGCCGCTTTCATCCGCGGAATGTACCCATGATGATCCGCGCCCCAGATGTTGATGATTTGATCGTAACCGCGGGCATACTTGGTTTTGTGGTAAGCAATATCCGGCGTCAAATACGTATAACTGCCGTCGTTCTTGATCAGAACACGGTCTTTGTCATCCCCGTAATCGGTCGTGCGCAACCAAGTCGCTCCGCCGTCCTCGAAAGTCTGACCTTTCGCCTTCAGATCATCCAGCGCTTCAATGACTTGCCCGGACGTGTAAAGTGATGTTTCACTGAACCACTCCTGGAAATGCACGCCGAACCGGCCAAGGTCCCGTTTAATCTTATTCAATTCTTTCTCTAAACCGTATGTTCTAAAGAACTCAAGACGCTCTTCTTCAGGCATATCGGCGATGACATTACCCTTCTCGGCGATCAGGTCCTTGGCGAAACCCTTGATGTCCTCCCCGTGATAACCGTCCTCAGGCATATCCACTTCCTGGCCAAGCGCTTGCAGGTAACGCGCCTCAATGGATTTCGCCAGGTTCATCACCTGATTGCCCGCATCGTTAATGTAATACTCCCGGGTAACTTCATAGCCCGCGAAATCAAGCACGTTGCATAACGCGTCGCCTACCGCCGCCCCGCGGGCATGGCCCAAGTGCAAGCTGCCGGTCGGATTCGCGCTGACAAACTCCATCTGTACGCGTTGCCCTTCGCCCATTTGGACACGGCCGTAATTCTTTTGTGCCTCCGCGACTTCCTGCAAAACGTTGTACAGGTAGCTGCGGTCCATAAAGAAGTTAATAAATCCAGGTCCGGCAATTTCCGCCTTCTCGATTCCTGCCGAAGACTTATCCAAGTGTTCCAAAATGCTCTCGGCAATCTGTCTGGGATTCTTCTTCGCCAGCTTTGTCAGTTGCATGGCCGCGTTCGTGGAGAAATCGCCGTGCGCCTTCTCCTTCGGCACTTCCAGCGCAACTTCCACCGACGTTCCGGCTTCCACGATGCCTGATACGGAAATAGCCGCAGCAATAGCATCTTTCAAGCTTTGTTTCATTTGTTCCAATGCGCTCATTTAAGGTCAAACCTCCTGGTAATTCATCTTTATAGTATAATTCCCGGCAAGCTCGCCGTTCACATATAGATCATAGTTCAACTGCAGCTTCCCGGTATTCTCGGCAATATCCGCTTCTATGCGTTGGGTATCTGTCTCCAGGGACAGCGCGGTGAATGGTGTTCGGTACGTTCCCGGCAACTTTCGGCCTACCATGAACATCTGATCGGACTCCACTTCGCCATGACGGATAATCTTCACTTCCATCGGCACAATCTTCACAGTGGTCATCGTTCGGCCCATCGCCTCGTCCGTCTCCGGGTAGCGCAGATATACGGTGCCTTCCTTGCGGTAAAGACTGCCTTCCACCTGCTGTACATAGGTTTCCCCGTCATGCCTGCTCTCTACGGTCAGTTGCACGGTTGTCCCGGTAGCCATAACATTCTACTCTCCTGTCTCCATAAATCCTTACGACTATAATATACACTTCCCGTTTAACATTCAAGGAAGCGCAGCGAAATTGATAAGTGCATGATTCGCCGTTCGATAGCGCAAAATATGCCAATCTTAGATTATTTCGGGAGTTGAACCTATGAATGCCGCTTCAATGCCTACATCCGTTGATACCGACCTCAAGTTGAATGAGCAAACTTTACGCGCTAGAGTTCATCATACGGCCGACCTGGATATTAAGAAGTTTGCGCTCTCCGCATCGGATACTCCGGCGTTCGTCGCCTATATGAAAGGTGCTGTCGACGAACAGAAACTCTATAATTATCTGCAGCCTCTGTTATTAAACAGCTTCCCGACCGCTCATCCCCGAGGGGACGCAACGTTCGGTCAAATTAAACAATCCTCAGAATGGGAAGTTATCCAGTCCTCCCTGTTCGAAGGCATGTCCTGCGTATTCATTCAAGGCGAATCCCAGGTTATCCTCTTAGATACGACCTCGTGGCCCGTAAGCCCAGTCACGGAGCCGCAATCTGAGTTTACACTGAAAGGCGCTCGAATCGGTTTCAATGAGTCCGGCGCATCCAGCCTAGCCATGATTCGAAGCTATCTGCCCACATCTGATTTGCGAATTCGCAAGATGACCGTTGGCACTGCAACCAAAACCCAAGTCTATCTTCTTTCCATGAAGAATATCGCTGATGAGGAAGACATTGAAGTATTAGCGGACCGCATTGCCCGTACGGATACCGATGCGATTCTGAATACAGGAGAGCTCGTGGAGTATATTGAAGATCGGCGCTTTACCTTATTCCCTCAGTTTGTTCTCACGGAGCGTCCGGATTGGGTAGCGACCAACCTGTTAAACGGTAAAGTAGCCCTTGTGGTGGACCGCTCGCCGCATGTGCTCCTTGGTCCCGTCTCGTTCCTTTCCTTCTTTCATTCCGTCGACGATCACAACATGCGCTGGCCTGTCGCTACGTTCTTCCGATTGTTAAGATTCGCCGGCTTGCTTATTGCCGTATTGCTGCCTTCCTTCTATATTGCGGCCATCTCGTTTCATTATGAAATCATCCCTATTGATTTGGTTTATTCCATCGGCATTTCTCTGGAACAGGTTCCGTTTCCGCCGATTATTGAAGCGCTGTTCATGGAAATCACCTTGGAGATGCTGAGGGAGGCTGGCTTACGCCTGCCATCCAAGATCGGTCAGACGATCGGGATTGTAGGAGGTATCGTCATCGGACAAGCCGCCGTGCAAGCTAATTTTGTCAGCAATATTATGATTATCGTAGTCGCCCTGACCGCCATCGCCTCCTTCATCCAACCGAATCAAGATATGGGCTCCGCTCTGCGCCTGCTGCGGTTCCCTTTCATGTTGGCCGCTTACTTCATGGGCTTGATCGGCATCGTCATCGGCATCATGATCGTTGTCATTCATGTGCTCTCCCTTCAATCTCTGAATAAATCGTATACCGCTCCGTTATTTCCCGTCCGATTGGGCAAATGGAAGTCCGCTATCCTGCGTCTCCCCTTAACAACGTTGAAGAGGTCGTCCAAATGAAAATCATGAAGAGAGACGAAATGAACCTGACGCAGTATATCCTCTACATCTACAAGACGCAGATCGGTATCGGTATCCTGACGTTGCCGCGCCTTCTGATGGAGGAGGGGAATACAGACGGCTGGATCTCCATTATCATCAGCTATGTTATAACCATAGCCGTAAGTTACATGATCATCCGCATCATGGAACGTTTTCCGACTATGACGTTATTCGAGGTGCTGAATTGTTTGTTCGGCCGTTGGATCGGAGGATTGCTTCGGTGGGTTTGGGTCATCTATATGTTCTTGGCCGCCTTTACGGTGCTGTTCACAACGATTTTCATTATTCATGTCTGGATTTTGAGAAATACAGCCTCTTGGATCGTGATGGCCGCCTATCTGGTCCCCTTGTTTCTTGTGGCCCGCAGCCCCATGCAGATTCAGGGTCGGTATGCGGAATTTGTATTTATTTCATCCCTGTGGATGTATCCGATGCTGTTCTTCCCGTTGAATGACAGTCAATTGTTGAATTTGTTACCTGTTTTTAAGGAAGGACTTCTCCCCATTATGAAAGCAGTCAAGATCTCCATCCTGCCTTACCTTGGATTTGAGCTGGCCTTCTTCCTATACCCCTTCCTGATCCAGAAGAAATCCGCGTTCAAAGGCATTGTGATAGCCAACACCATGTCCTTAGCCCTCTATTTACTGGTTACCCTTGTGGCTTTCGTCTATTTCAGCAATGAGGGTCTGAAGGATTATTATTGGCCCACCCTACAGCTGCTGAAGACGATCAAGTTCACTTTCATTGAACGATTCGAGATCGTGTTTCTCTCCTTTTATTTAATTACACTGTCTCAAACCATCGCGCCGTATCTACATTTCTCTACCGTCGGCATGTCCTGGGGACCCCGATTCCGTTCCAATCAGGTATCTCTGGTGTGCTCCGCGGCAGGCATGTTCACGCTGTCTGTATTCTATAGTCCTTCCTATCATGAATTGGAACAATTATCCTCGCTGTATAATTACACTGGACTCGTGATGGCATTCGGTTTTCCTTGTTTACTGGGGTTGTATTTATTGTGCGTACCGGGGGCCGCAAGAAAGGGGGAAAGACGAACATGAAGCTCTGGTTCCAAGCGGTCATCGTCGCTCTATGCTGTATCCTGACCGGTTGCGCCGACCGGCTCGACCTCGAGCATACATCGATGATATTGATTACCGGCATTGATGTGTCGGAGGAGGACAATAATGACATTCAGGTGTTCTCTAAAGTGTTGCAATTCGACGAAGACGCCAGTAAAAAGGAAACGAATCTCTCTAATCAATCAAAAACGTTGCGCGAAGCCCGGACTAACTTCAATTCAGAGAGCAGCGGCATCGTCGTCGCCGGCAAAACACAAATTTTTGTAGTGAGCAAAGCCCTGTTAAGAAAGAAAGATTTATACCCCTATCTGGATGTGTATTTCAGAGATGCCAAAAATTCAAACAGCGCCTTGATTTCCGTCTGTGATTGCTCCATTAAGACATTGTTCGAGTACAAGACTCCCCAACAGCCTGTCCTGACCGAGTATATTCGCAAACTCATTGAATTTGGGTATGCGGAAGAAATTACAGTGATGACCACGATGGAGAAGTTTCATTACATGCGATTCGAGAAGGGCTTGACGCCTTCCATTACTGAAATTAAACCTGTGAAGAACACCATTAAAATTATGGGGACCAGTTTGATTAACAGCAACGGTAAATGTGTCGAGCTCTTGAATTTCAAAGAAAGCGCATTGCTGTTGTTATTGAAGAACGATACAACCAATAATATGTCATATTTATTCAATCTGAAGATTCCTCCAAGGGACGACACTATACAGTTGAACATGAATATGAAACAAGGCCGGCCGAAAATAAAGACCCGTTACCGCAAAGGGAAATTTCACTTTGATATCCGGATCCCTCTAGAGATGGAGGTAACGGAAGTCAATGTTCATATTGATTTCGAGAAGCAGGAAACCAAGCTAATCCGTATGATTGAGCAGCAGTTGAATCGGGATCTCATGAAGTTGATTCACAAAACCCAGAAACGGAAAATAGACCCCGTTGGTATGGGGGTCTACGCCAGAGCACAGCAATACAATCACTTCAAGGGGGTCCAGGACCATTGGACCGATGCCTACGGGGATGCTGAATTCCATATCACAACGGATGTGAAGATTAATCGGTATGGCGTGATTAAAGGCTTTGTTCCGTAGAAGCGAGCCCTCTTATGAGTCAGGGAAGGAGGCTTTCGTAAGGGAACAATTCGGTATGGTCGCCGTTTGCATATGAAAGGCGCTTAGTTGAATCAAGAAATAGCAGGTTTCCGGTTGATGGTGCTCCAGAAAACGCAACGTAGTCCGCGACAATAATCTCGTACCCCGATACTGCGCGATAATCATCTCTACGTACTTATAGAATTGCACCGTCATCTCGGCCGCTTCCGCCGCCATCTGCTTCTGGACGTCGAAGCCAGGTTCAAGAAAGCGCAAGTAACCTTTAATCGCGTCGTTCTTCACGATGAGCGCCTGAAAGGCGGCAATGAAATCGTCGGTCTGCTTCAGCTTGCGGAGCTCCACCGGGTCGAGTATATTTCGAAGCAAGACGGCATGACCCAGCTGATCCCCAAGCCAAAGGTCAAATAAGCCCGTTAAAGGTAACGGCGTATAATCCTGACCTTGCATATAGAAGGTTAGAATTCGCAGATATTCCAAATTCTCTTCCAGTGTGCCGTTTAAGTAAGACGGTGTTGTGTTAAGGTTCACCTCGTTCAGAATTCTCCGTCTCTGCATCTCCCCTTCAAATCGATAATAACCTAAGGCGATCGGATAAGATGCTTGGGCGAATGCGATCATGGAAGCGTCCGTCACGGTCGACATCCCGGGAATCGTCCCCAGCTGCCGGAGCAATTCCTTGAACGCATCTATATACGATTGCGCTGCACGCACGGCATCCGTTTCCATAGGAGATAGGAAATCGCGTATAAAAATCGCATGATCTTCCAAAATCTGCAGCCAGAACTGATGTTCTTGCCACGGCGAAATGCCATGTATGGATAGTGTCATGTTAAACCCCCTGTCCCAATTAGCTTCTACATCAGCATTATATGGTGTTCGTCCAGGGATTCATGACATAAATATATAAAAAGAGTAAAGCCATGCAGTTGGACTCTTATCCGTCTTCTCTGTAAGGATTCTGCAATTCCGACAGACTTTCGAGCTGGTTCTTCTGAAATTCATGCGCTCGCTCATTCTCCCGTTCCGGCGAGCAGATCCGTCTAAGTTCCTCTTCGAGCTCCTGTGCCTTGTCGGGATGGGCTTCGTACACATTCCTACGTTCATCGGGGTCTTCACTCAGGTGGAACAGCTGATGAGGGGCTTCCATGTAATAGATCAGCTTCCACGCACCCTTGCGAATCATGTAAGCGCCGGATCGGGTACCATGCCCGTGGTATTCGGAGAAAATTACCCGATCCTCATCCTGTGCCGCAATGGTTTGCAGCGGCTCCCCGACCCAACTTGCGGGCCTCGGCACTTGGGCCGCATGGAACAGCGAAGCTTGCACATCATGCAGGTCGACAGGAGTAGTGACCTCCGCCGCCTTGGCATACCCCGGGCCGGCGGCCAGGCAAGGAATGCGCACCGAATCCTCGTATAAGGAGCATTTCCACCACATCCCGAATTTACCGAGCATCTCCCCGTGATCCGACGTATAGATGATTTGTGTCGTATTCAGGAGACCTTGCGCTTCCATCTTGTCCAGCAATCTTCCCAGTTGATCGTCCACGAAAGCCACATTCCCCGCATACCCTCTTCGAAGCCCCCGAATCTGTTCTTCTGTGAATAGATCCGTTTCGAAATGGCCGCGCAAATCACGCGCATATTCATGTCTAGCACTTTCCTCATCTCTACCCCATGCCGGCAAATCCGCGGCTTGCGGATACAAGTCCCAATAAGGGGAGGTGTTCCATTGCGGGAAGTGAGGATTTACCAGGTTGATCGTTAAACACCAGCGGCTTTGAATCGTTGGAGAGACTTCATCCAGCCAACGCAATGCGGCATCCATGACCTTCAGGTCATTGTTGAAGGCATCTTGCTTTACGCCGTATCCGTCCGCTCGTTGAGCTGCGCCTTTCCGAATGGATAGCGGGCGGCGCCCAAAGTGGGCATCTCCGGGCACAGGCCGATCCTTGCTGTAATGCATTTCTGAAAACCCCAGTTGCTCTC
Protein-coding sequences here:
- the argS gene encoding arginine--tRNA ligase, whose translation is MSALEQMKQSLKDAIAAAISVSGIVEAGTSVEVALEVPKEKAHGDFSTNAAMQLTKLAKKNPRQIAESILEHLDKSSAGIEKAEIAGPGFINFFMDRSYLYNVLQEVAEAQKNYGRVQMGEGQRVQMEFVSANPTGSLHLGHARGAAVGDALCNVLDFAGYEVTREYYINDAGNQVMNLAKSIEARYLQALGQEVDMPEDGYHGEDIKGFAKDLIAEKGNVIADMPEEERLEFFRTYGLEKELNKIKRDLGRFGVHFQEWFSETSLYTSGQVIEALDDLKAKGQTFEDGGATWLRTTDYGDDKDRVLIKNDGSYTYLTPDIAYHKTKYARGYDQIINIWGADHHGYIPRMKAAMSALGNDPDKLIVLIAQMVSLFQNGEKVKMSKRTGKAVTMEDLMDEVGVDAIRYFFTMRSMDSHLDFDMDLAISTSNENPVFYVQYAHARICSIFRKAEEQGVQLLPLSEVNLHALTADAEYDLLLKMAVLPEEIAVAAQGFAPHRLVRYVYELAGQLHSYYKAHKAITDDQEQTQARLALLDAVRVVIRNVLGLIGVSAPDQMTNSTAETDTEEERNTQH
- a CDS encoding GerAB/ArcD/ProY family transporter, encoding MKIMKRDEMNLTQYILYIYKTQIGIGILTLPRLLMEEGNTDGWISIIISYVITIAVSYMIIRIMERFPTMTLFEVLNCLFGRWIGGLLRWVWVIYMFLAAFTVLFTTIFIIHVWILRNTASWIVMAAYLVPLFLVARSPMQIQGRYAEFVFISSLWMYPMLFFPLNDSQLLNLLPVFKEGLLPIMKAVKISILPYLGFELAFFLYPFLIQKKSAFKGIVIANTMSLALYLLVTLVAFVYFSNEGLKDYYWPTLQLLKTIKFTFIERFEIVFLSFYLITLSQTIAPYLHFSTVGMSWGPRFRSNQVSLVCSAAGMFTLSVFYSPSYHELEQLSSLYNYTGLVMAFGFPCLLGLYLLCVPGAARKGERRT
- a CDS encoding CTP synthase: MAKYIFVTGGVVSSLGKGITAASLGRLLKNRGLKVTIQKFDPYINVDPGTMSPYQHGEVFVTDDGAETDLDLGHYERFIDINLSKNSNITTGKVYSSVITKERRGEYLGGTVQVIPHITNEIKDRVFRAGKESGSDVVITEIGGTVGDIESLPFLEAIRQIKSDVGRENVMYIHVTLIPYLKAAGEVKTKPTQHSVKELRSIGIQPNVIVCRTEHKLTDDMKRKIGLFCDIDTGAVIEGLDADTLYDVPLMYLEQGLDEIVVNHLKLETPAPDMTEWRSMVERVKSLKHTTEIAIVGKYVALHDAYLSIVESLGHAGIDCDSEIKIRWVNAEEIYDHNAGELLSGVQGILVPGGFGDRGIEGKVSAIRYAREQRIPFFGICLGMQVAVIEYARSLAGLDGANSSEINPTTSYPVIDLLPEQKDIENLGGTMRLGLYPCKLSEGSLAMECYDDELVYERHRHRYEFNNEYRELIESVGLKISGTSPDGRLVEIVELPDHPWFLAVQFHPEFTSRPNRPQPLFRGFVQAAFDYNLNK
- the rpoE gene encoding DNA-directed RNA polymerase subunit delta, which produces MSSSYALKINPEQAKEMPMVDLAFEVLKAANTPFYYRDLMMEISKIKGLSEEEVMQVIAQIYTEINIDGRFACIGSNLWGLKRWYPVEKGDDNVTGGAKRPRIINDEDDDLDDDDMFAEEEDAYSGDDSFDEEGEELYGEDEDVEEAEDDVAIEDAEIEDEDADAEIDEELDDAEEDEEEADLDEEEDK
- a CDS encoding response regulator yields the protein MDKKKVLIVDDQNGIRVLLLEVFSSEGYNTFQASNGKLALEIVRKESPDLVLLDMKIPGMDGLEILKHIKQMNQEIKVIMMTAYGELDMIKESTELGALMHFTKPFDIDEMIQAVNTQLGKDQSRFAFGS
- a CDS encoding DUF1934 domain-containing protein, giving the protein MATGTTVQLTVESRHDGETYVQQVEGSLYRKEGTVYLRYPETDEAMGRTMTTVKIVPMEVKIIRHGEVESDQMFMVGRKLPGTYRTPFTALSLETDTQRIEADIAENTGKLQLNYDLYVNGELAGNYTIKMNYQEV
- a CDS encoding S8 family peptidase; translation: MDHVGFWHLLHDEINESPIQQPRHIIRFHNPTEYARCIGQLKRLQPTLAKLVEVQDMKLIHGVSCNLHSVSHIIKAHSRHLYVEEDVVARVHESSPLTSFSNKRLPWGVRQIKAPAVWNKSTGSRIRVAVIDTGVDHQHPDLRHCLSKGVNLIQRRMLPHDDNGHGTHIAGTIAAAGQQHGLVGVAPRASIHAVKSFDKNGAAFISDIILGIDWCVRNGIDIINMSFGMKSRSDSLLQAVRGAYQAGVIIVASSGNEGKKLTMDYPARYPQTISVGAIGKDNRVAPFSNRSKKIDIYAPGEKIMSTWLRGKYHELSGTSMATSHVSGVIALLLSAKPGLKPDEIRKLLKKGSIPLREARIKGTGRIDAARLFRAMR
- a CDS encoding spore germination protein, which gives rise to MNAASMPTSVDTDLKLNEQTLRARVHHTADLDIKKFALSASDTPAFVAYMKGAVDEQKLYNYLQPLLLNSFPTAHPRGDATFGQIKQSSEWEVIQSSLFEGMSCVFIQGESQVILLDTTSWPVSPVTEPQSEFTLKGARIGFNESGASSLAMIRSYLPTSDLRIRKMTVGTATKTQVYLLSMKNIADEEDIEVLADRIARTDTDAILNTGELVEYIEDRRFTLFPQFVLTERPDWVATNLLNGKVALVVDRSPHVLLGPVSFLSFFHSVDDHNMRWPVATFFRLLRFAGLLIAVLLPSFYIAAISFHYEIIPIDLVYSIGISLEQVPFPPIIEALFMEITLEMLREAGLRLPSKIGQTIGIVGGIVIGQAAVQANFVSNIMIIVVALTAIASFIQPNQDMGSALRLLRFPFMLAAYFMGLIGIVIGIMIVVIHVLSLQSLNKSYTAPLFPVRLGKWKSAILRLPLTTLKRSSK